The stretch of DNA ACAGCCCCACGGCTACGGCTACTAGCAGGGTTAAAGGAATGGCGGTGGCTAGGATCAAAAGCAGCTGGTGCAAGGTTTGTTCCACTGGCTCCAGGGGGCGCATTACTTGCAGGTAGCCCAAGAGCTCTCCATTTTCCTGGATAGGCATGGTCAGGGAAAGCCAATCCTTTCCCTGGACGTCGAGTACCACCAAGGGCCTTCCGCTTCTGGCCGAAACCCAACCCAAGAGCTGTTTTTCAAGCCAAAGTTTGAGCCTTGATTTAGCAGGATGGGCGAGCTGGGGTGGCTGGTTAGGCAGAAAAGCCTGAGCGGGCATACCAACAGCTTTCACCAAAACCCCCTGCCGGTCATAGAGGGCGGCGGCAGTCCCGGCGGGGACAGGCGGTTCCTGCCACTTGATGGCTCCGTTTTCTACTTCCAGGTCGGCCAGCACTTGCTGGCCGTCGGCCGCGAGCATAAGCTCGATTTCCCGATAGGAGCTGAGCGCCAGGCGGCCATACAAGAAGATGCTGAAGAAGACCAGGATGACGGCAAGCAGGAATACGTACCAAAGGGTCAGGCGGGCGCGGATGGTCATATGCCGGGTTAACTCCCGCCGTAGCTCTTTCACCAGTATGGGTATGCGACTGGTCCATCCCATCCTGCCGTCTCCTTTCCCTTAGCCCTAAGGGGCCTCAAGCCGGTAGCCGCTACCGCGGATGGTCTGGATGAGTTTAGGCTCAAAAGGGTCGTCGATCTTTCGGCGCAAGTAGCGGATATAGACATCAACAATATTGGACATGCCGTTAAAATCATAATCCCACACGTGCTCGGCAATTTGCGAGCGGGTCAACACTTGCCCCTGGTTGCGGATGAGGTATTCCAAGAGCGCGTATTCCTTGCTGGTGAGAAGGATGGTCTGGCCGGCCCGGGTAACCTTGCGGGCTATGGTATCCACCTCGAGGTCAGCGGCCTTAAGCACCGTCCCCAGCCGGGGCTGGCCGGCTCGCCGCAAGATGGCGCGGAGGCGGGCTAAGAGTTCATCGAAGCTAAAGGGCTTGGTGAGATAGTCGTCCGCCCCTAGATCTAGTCCCTTTACCTTGTCCTCGGTGGCATCGCGGGCAGTAAGGATGAGCACGGGGTAAAGCAGGCGCCGGTTGCGCATTTCCCGGAGCACCTCCAGGCCGCTAAGCCTAGGCAGCATCAGGTCAAGGATTATGGCATCGTAGGCAACGGTAGCAACGTAGGCCAAGGCTTCTTCCCCGTCTGTGGCCCCATCGACTCCATATCCCTCTTCTTTTAGGCGGCGCACCATGGCCTGGAGTAAATTGGGCTCATCTTCCACTAC from Clostridia bacterium encodes:
- a CDS encoding response regulator transcription factor, with translation MRLLVVEDEPNLLQAMVRRLKEEGYGVDGATDGEEALAYVATVAYDAIILDLMLPRLSGLEVLREMRNRRLLYPVLILTARDATEDKVKGLDLGADDYLTKPFSFDELLARLRAILRRAGQPRLGTVLKAADLEVDTIARKVTRAGQTILLTSKEYALLEYLIRNQGQVLTRSQIAEHVWDYDFNGMSNIVDVYIRYLRRKIDDPFEPKLIQTIRGSGYRLEAP